In one window of Rhodoglobus vestalii DNA:
- a CDS encoding amidohydrolase family protein — protein sequence MNGSLAVIGAGTILSGDWRAPVIADADTIVVRDGKITAVGMQSDLQAEVDTSKYVIDAVGTTVAPGLIDSHCHVVLGDYTPRQKTVDFLASYVHGGITSIVSPGEIHAPGRPSTASGVKALAIAAKECFDNFHPNGMTVHAGAVVLEPTLQEKDFAELQAAGVHLAKFGFGRYSDPADGLAQVTWAKQYGITVMCHSGGASIPGSKPITPDHLMLLAPQVCGHINGGPTSLAEEGVDRIMDETDMALQLVQAGNVRQAVRIINRAVEKDVFDRVVIGSDTPTGTGVMPLGVMKTVAELSSLSDVDPGMVWAAATGNNANIWDLPAGFIAVGRAADIVIIDAPWGSTKDDALGALSVGDIPGISAVITGGIVRTLRSRNTPQAARAAKVTPPIEHLESSGH from the coding sequence ATGAACGGCTCGCTCGCGGTAATAGGTGCTGGCACAATCCTCTCCGGAGACTGGCGCGCTCCGGTCATCGCAGATGCTGACACGATCGTTGTTCGCGACGGCAAGATTACCGCCGTCGGGATGCAGAGTGACTTGCAGGCCGAGGTCGATACCTCGAAATACGTTATCGACGCAGTCGGCACGACCGTTGCTCCTGGTCTGATCGATTCCCACTGCCATGTTGTTCTTGGCGATTACACGCCTCGCCAAAAGACCGTGGACTTCTTGGCTAGCTATGTTCACGGTGGAATCACGAGCATCGTATCTCCGGGCGAGATTCATGCGCCGGGTCGACCGAGCACGGCTTCTGGCGTCAAAGCTCTCGCCATCGCGGCCAAGGAGTGCTTCGACAATTTCCACCCGAACGGCATGACTGTTCACGCGGGTGCTGTGGTGTTGGAGCCAACGTTGCAGGAGAAAGATTTCGCCGAGCTGCAAGCAGCAGGTGTCCATCTCGCGAAATTTGGCTTCGGCCGGTATAGCGATCCCGCAGATGGCTTGGCACAAGTGACGTGGGCTAAACAGTACGGCATTACCGTTATGTGCCATTCGGGTGGAGCCAGCATTCCCGGAAGTAAGCCGATCACCCCCGATCACCTGATGCTTCTTGCCCCGCAGGTCTGCGGTCATATCAATGGTGGACCAACCTCTCTCGCCGAAGAGGGTGTTGATCGAATCATGGATGAGACGGATATGGCGTTGCAGCTCGTGCAAGCGGGCAACGTTCGCCAAGCGGTTCGTATTATCAACCGCGCGGTTGAAAAGGATGTCTTTGACCGTGTGGTCATTGGCTCGGATACCCCGACCGGCACCGGCGTCATGCCACTCGGCGTTATGAAGACAGTCGCCGAGCTCTCGTCTCTTTCCGACGTTGATCCTGGCATGGTATGGGCAGCAGCGACTGGTAATAACGCGAATATTTGGGACCTTCCTGCTGGCTTCATCGCCGTGGGGAGAGCTGCAGACATCGTGATCATTGATGCTCCATGGGGCTCGACCAAAGACGATGCGCTTGGTGCACTTTCGGTGGGCGACATTCCCGGGATCTCCGCGGTGATTACCGGCGGTATCGTGCGCACTTTGCGCAGCCGAAACACGCCTCAGGCCGCCCGCGCGGCAAAGGTCACTCCGCCAATAGAGCACCTCGAATCCTCGGGGCACTAA
- a CDS encoding aldehyde dehydrogenase family protein: MDLTKLTKQYIGGHWRDGTASKQLVVSNPFNDEAIGTFSIASKQDIDEAYEAAKAAQPAWELMTAYARRGVFEKAAEIVLRRHDEIADLIIKEVGGTALKAAFEIGLVVEAIKDASTTAFKIYGSIIPSPVPDTENFVYRKALGVVGIISPFNFPFFLGLKPVVAALSTGNGVVLKPHEETPITGGTLLAEIFEEAGLPAGLFNVTVTEIPEIGDYFLEHPIPRAHVFTGSAPVGRHVAEVCARNFKKVILELGGNNVFIVREDADIDYAVESAVFSRFTHQGQICMSANKVLVHSAVAHEFREKFVKKVSSLKTGDPADPSTIIGPLINQREVQNLQTRIDAALANGATALFRGETVGNVLGPVVLDNVSMSDAVAQDELFGPVIVFMEFDSDDEAIEIANSTNYGLSGALHTRDLAKGMQMARRIDTGMVHINDSTIADEPLVPFGGEKHSGMGRLSGQATIDELTTQQWISVNHGQTRYPY; encoded by the coding sequence ATGGATCTCACAAAACTGACGAAGCAGTACATCGGTGGCCACTGGCGTGACGGGACCGCCAGCAAGCAATTGGTGGTCAGCAACCCCTTCAATGACGAGGCAATCGGAACATTCTCCATCGCCTCCAAGCAGGACATCGACGAAGCGTACGAGGCGGCGAAGGCTGCCCAGCCAGCGTGGGAGCTAATGACGGCTTATGCTCGTCGCGGCGTGTTTGAGAAGGCCGCTGAGATTGTGTTGCGCCGGCACGACGAGATCGCTGACCTGATCATCAAGGAGGTCGGAGGCACTGCGCTCAAGGCTGCTTTCGAGATCGGCCTGGTTGTGGAAGCGATCAAGGACGCCAGTACAACGGCTTTTAAAATCTACGGCAGCATCATTCCGTCTCCGGTGCCCGACACGGAGAACTTTGTTTACCGCAAGGCTCTTGGCGTTGTTGGCATCATCAGTCCATTCAACTTCCCGTTCTTTCTCGGCCTCAAGCCTGTTGTGGCGGCACTATCAACTGGCAACGGTGTGGTCTTGAAACCGCACGAAGAGACTCCGATCACCGGCGGAACGCTCTTGGCTGAGATTTTTGAAGAGGCCGGTCTGCCCGCGGGGCTTTTCAATGTCACGGTAACCGAGATTCCTGAGATCGGAGACTACTTTCTTGAGCACCCGATCCCCCGTGCCCACGTATTCACCGGTTCTGCCCCTGTTGGGCGACACGTAGCCGAGGTCTGTGCTCGCAACTTCAAAAAAGTGATTCTCGAGCTGGGCGGCAATAACGTCTTTATCGTGCGTGAGGATGCCGATATTGACTACGCGGTCGAGTCGGCAGTGTTTAGTCGCTTCACTCACCAGGGCCAGATTTGTATGTCAGCGAATAAAGTTCTGGTGCATTCTGCGGTCGCCCACGAGTTCCGCGAGAAGTTTGTGAAAAAGGTGTCGTCGCTGAAGACTGGCGATCCCGCGGATCCCTCCACGATCATTGGGCCGCTCATTAACCAGCGTGAAGTTCAGAACCTCCAGACTCGCATTGACGCCGCTCTCGCAAATGGGGCTACGGCACTGTTCCGGGGAGAAACCGTCGGCAACGTCCTCGGCCCGGTTGTGCTCGACAATGTCAGCATGTCGGATGCTGTGGCTCAGGATGAACTCTTCGGCCCGGTGATCGTCTTCATGGAGTTCGATTCGGATGATGAGGCGATCGAGATCGCGAACAGCACCAATTACGGTCTCAGTGGCGCGCTTCACACCCGTGATTTAGCCAAGGGTATGCAAATGGCACGCCGAATCGATACCGGGATGGTGCATATCAACGATTCAACGATTGCTGATGAGCCACTCGTGCCGTTCGGCGGGGAGAAGCACTCCGGTATGGGGCGACTGAGCGGCCAGGCAACAATCGACGAACTCACTACCCAGCAGTGGATCTCCGTTAATCACGGCCAGACTCGCTACCCCTACTAA
- a CDS encoding SDR family NAD(P)-dependent oxidoreductase, which yields MSNSLAGLHILVTGGGSGIARAAAERYDREGAIVTVLNRSAPGADAVREASGGRIRTMVGDATDPETLSAAVAAAADENGKLHNLTCGVGAFDNYSRVSDLSPAELIDAAEEIWRINVGATLLAVNIAVPVLREACGSITLTLSESAFNAIGGGVLYGSSKWALRGIVDHLAAELAPVIRVNGVAPGGTGGTKFGGLSSLGQTVTADKVEGRDERIAAGTLLGITAMPEDHSGAYRFLADPVDARVVTGVVIRTDGGRRL from the coding sequence ATGAGTAACTCCCTCGCAGGGTTGCATATCCTCGTCACCGGTGGCGGATCAGGTATCGCCCGAGCCGCAGCCGAGCGATATGACCGCGAGGGTGCGATCGTCACTGTGCTCAACCGTTCAGCGCCTGGTGCGGATGCCGTCCGAGAAGCGTCGGGCGGTCGGATCCGCACAATGGTTGGTGACGCGACAGATCCCGAAACTCTCAGCGCAGCAGTCGCCGCTGCCGCAGATGAGAACGGCAAGCTGCACAACCTCACGTGCGGAGTGGGTGCTTTTGACAACTATTCACGGGTAAGCGACCTCTCCCCAGCGGAGCTAATTGATGCTGCCGAGGAGATCTGGCGCATTAACGTGGGCGCGACTCTCCTTGCGGTAAACATCGCTGTTCCCGTGCTTCGAGAGGCATGCGGGTCGATCACTCTTACGCTGTCGGAGTCAGCATTCAACGCGATCGGTGGCGGCGTACTCTACGGCAGCTCAAAATGGGCTCTTCGTGGAATCGTCGATCATCTCGCCGCAGAGCTCGCGCCGGTTATCCGGGTTAATGGCGTCGCCCCGGGAGGAACCGGAGGCACCAAGTTTGGCGGTCTCTCCTCTCTCGGTCAGACAGTGACCGCAGACAAGGTCGAAGGCCGCGACGAGCGGATTGCTGCTGGCACGTTACTTGGCATAACGGCGATGCCCGAAGACCACAGCGGTGCCTACCGTTTTCTTGCCGATCCGGTCGACGCTCGAGTCGTCACAGGCGTCGTGATCCGCACTGACGGTGGCCGAAGACTTTAG
- a CDS encoding amino acid synthesis family protein yields MTESLIQIRKVFSQIEETRSSAGNTDVGGPVRKVAVCAVIKNPFAGQGYVEDLSALVEASAEIGTMLGEQAVLLLGAPVESYGKAGLVGADGEQEHVNAALTSVFGNAFREAMGGGAAWITSVTKPGVAGTVIDVPTAYKDDVWVRSHYDSMEVRVPDAPHSDELIVIAAVTNRGRINARVGGMSIAEAQEKHR; encoded by the coding sequence ATGACTGAGAGTCTGATCCAGATCCGTAAGGTTTTTTCGCAGATCGAGGAGACTCGTTCTTCTGCAGGAAACACTGACGTTGGTGGCCCGGTGCGCAAGGTAGCTGTGTGCGCCGTGATCAAAAACCCGTTCGCCGGTCAAGGGTATGTCGAAGACCTTTCGGCCCTGGTAGAGGCGTCAGCCGAGATCGGAACAATGCTCGGGGAGCAGGCTGTGCTGCTGCTCGGGGCTCCGGTCGAGAGCTACGGCAAGGCGGGCCTCGTGGGAGCCGATGGTGAGCAGGAGCACGTTAATGCTGCCCTCACCTCTGTCTTCGGTAATGCTTTTCGCGAGGCAATGGGTGGAGGTGCTGCATGGATTACTTCGGTGACAAAGCCTGGTGTAGCCGGCACCGTCATTGATGTCCCCACCGCTTACAAGGACGATGTGTGGGTTCGCTCGCACTACGACTCGATGGAAGTTCGTGTGCCTGATGCGCCCCACTCCGATGAGCTCATTGTCATCGCCGCTGTGACTAACCGTGGTCGAATCAACGCCCGTGTTGGCGGCATGTCGATCGCTGAGGCTCAGGAGAAGCACCGATGA
- a CDS encoding ferredoxin → MAFKVTVDLDLCQGYANCLIEGPALFDIDDDTNKAIVLGGDEHDEALRAQADAATRGCPARAIVVEDV, encoded by the coding sequence ATGGCGTTCAAAGTTACGGTCGATCTAGACCTATGCCAAGGCTATGCCAACTGCCTCATCGAAGGTCCCGCACTTTTCGACATCGATGATGACACCAATAAGGCCATCGTTCTTGGAGGAGACGAACACGATGAAGCACTCCGCGCTCAGGCTGATGCGGCTACGCGTGGTTGTCCGGCTCGAGCCATCGTTGTTGAGGATGTCTAG
- a CDS encoding amidohydrolase family protein, with translation MFGATTEKRQPTHENVQRVNPPDRTISSVPIDRLRGGMGSYLSTETNPQLTATAEQDTGPIAPEDIVAIDFHTHVLRATSGMVGPSAHEESLRALFGFGELPDLRQMAREYRARRMAFVVFDVDDFASTGQEKAVSDREIARIALEFPDVIIPFGSVDPNRGAQAVVEAAELVDEHNIRGFKFHPTQQRFYPSDKEFYPLYEELESRGVPALFHSGVTGVGRGEPGGAGMRLKYSNPIYLDDIAVDFPALKIVIAHPSFPWQDEAIAIAQHKPNVFIDLSGWSPKYFPENLIKQINGPLSGKVLFGSDYPALTPERWMTDFEALSIKDAIRPLVYRRNAEKLLGWPEN, from the coding sequence GTGTTTGGCGCGACCACCGAGAAGAGGCAGCCAACTCATGAAAATGTTCAACGCGTCAATCCTCCGGATCGCACAATATCGTCCGTGCCGATCGATCGTCTCAGAGGCGGGATGGGATCTTACTTGAGCACCGAGACCAACCCCCAATTGACAGCAACCGCTGAACAGGATACGGGTCCGATCGCCCCGGAAGACATTGTCGCCATTGACTTCCACACGCATGTCTTGCGTGCGACATCCGGCATGGTCGGACCGTCGGCGCATGAGGAATCACTGAGAGCGCTTTTCGGATTCGGAGAGTTGCCTGACCTCCGTCAGATGGCGCGCGAGTACCGGGCGCGCCGCATGGCCTTCGTTGTCTTCGATGTCGATGACTTTGCCTCGACCGGCCAAGAGAAGGCCGTCAGTGATCGTGAGATTGCGCGCATCGCCCTTGAGTTTCCGGACGTCATCATTCCTTTCGGTTCTGTTGATCCCAATCGAGGCGCACAGGCGGTGGTGGAAGCCGCAGAACTCGTCGACGAGCACAATATTCGGGGTTTCAAATTCCATCCGACACAACAACGGTTTTACCCGTCTGACAAAGAGTTCTATCCACTTTACGAGGAACTCGAAAGCCGGGGCGTGCCTGCTTTGTTCCACAGCGGCGTGACCGGTGTAGGTCGAGGCGAACCAGGCGGTGCCGGGATGCGGTTGAAGTACTCGAACCCGATCTATCTCGACGATATTGCGGTGGATTTTCCTGCCCTGAAGATCGTTATCGCGCACCCCTCGTTTCCTTGGCAGGATGAAGCGATTGCGATTGCACAACACAAACCGAACGTCTTTATTGACCTTTCTGGGTGGTCACCAAAATACTTCCCAGAGAACCTGATCAAACAGATTAATGGTCCGCTTAGCGGAAAGGTGCTGTTCGGTTCTGACTATCCAGCGCTAACGCCGGAGCGATGGATGACTGACTTCGAGGCGCTCTCCATCAAAGACGCAATTCGACCATTGGTATATCGCAGGAACGCTGAAAAACTGCTCGGCTGGCCCGAGAACTAA
- a CDS encoding alpha/beta hydrolase family protein — translation MSTSNNGDALSLIELFPQDEDWSLQTMRLLSQVAVGGADLFECARTAGRIGTETTDPEVWEREWTRTATDVAAEGNAALERGEHTTARRAFHRSMSYWRHSEFFLDSFDPRRTVAYMEGTKNFKKAAELSGGLIEPIAVPFEGKEMEGYIVRPDNSGEARPTVLFLGGADSWAEELYSLGGTEFPARGMNVVMVDTPGRGSSLRFKEMYSRPDYEVPVAAILDFLEKRSDVDADRFGLAGVSFGGYYAPRAAAFEPRIKAVAAWCGTWSILTDFYEFYPPLQKQLQWLTGSKDDAEARAKLAEFTLDGIADKLKIPVYVMHGTADIIMDIKGADRFVEALTSDDVTVDIYDGAGSLHCSYDYMSVAGARLGDWFLHRI, via the coding sequence ATGTCTACTAGCAACAACGGCGACGCATTATCGCTTATCGAGCTATTCCCCCAAGACGAGGACTGGTCGCTGCAGACCATGCGTCTACTTTCGCAGGTCGCGGTAGGCGGGGCTGACCTCTTTGAGTGCGCTCGCACCGCAGGCCGCATCGGCACTGAGACTACTGACCCTGAGGTTTGGGAACGTGAGTGGACCCGCACTGCTACGGATGTCGCTGCAGAAGGCAATGCGGCACTCGAGCGTGGCGAGCACACGACAGCCCGTCGGGCGTTCCACCGGTCAATGAGCTACTGGCGTCACTCGGAGTTCTTCCTTGACTCGTTCGACCCTCGCCGTACTGTGGCGTACATGGAGGGCACCAAGAACTTCAAGAAGGCGGCAGAACTCTCGGGTGGCCTGATTGAACCAATCGCCGTTCCTTTCGAAGGAAAGGAAATGGAGGGCTACATTGTGCGCCCGGATAACTCCGGTGAAGCTCGCCCCACAGTGTTGTTCCTTGGCGGAGCGGATTCCTGGGCCGAAGAACTGTATTCGCTCGGCGGCACCGAATTTCCGGCGCGGGGAATGAACGTCGTGATGGTGGATACTCCGGGTCGCGGAAGCTCGTTGCGGTTCAAAGAGATGTATAGCCGCCCCGACTATGAGGTACCGGTTGCCGCGATCCTCGATTTCCTTGAGAAACGAAGCGATGTCGATGCAGATCGTTTCGGTCTCGCTGGAGTGAGTTTCGGCGGATACTACGCGCCACGGGCCGCGGCCTTCGAGCCACGCATTAAAGCGGTTGCTGCCTGGTGTGGCACGTGGAGCATCTTGACGGACTTTTACGAGTTCTACCCACCGCTGCAGAAGCAGTTGCAGTGGTTGACTGGCTCGAAGGATGACGCCGAGGCACGCGCCAAGCTCGCCGAGTTCACGCTCGACGGCATTGCCGACAAGCTGAAGATCCCCGTCTACGTAATGCACGGCACCGCCGACATCATTATGGACATCAAGGGAGCGGATCGCTTTGTCGAGGCGCTGACTTCTGACGATGTCACGGTAGATATTTATGACGGAGCCGGTTCGCTGCACTGCAGCTATGACTACATGTCAGTAGCTGGCGCACGACTGGGCGACTGGTTCCTGCACCGTATCTAG
- a CDS encoding NAD(P)/FAD-dependent oxidoreductase, with product MDRVVIVGGSLAGVNAAEALREHGFEGDLTLISAEESLPYDRPPLSKQMLLTDMAPEQLLLKESDWYEKNGLDVVLGNPARGLDPIAQRVALSDGTEREYDGLVLATGSAVRELSVVHGEPRLHVLHSMDDAIRLRAEFAPGKHLVLVGGGFIGLEVAAAARWQGLDVTVIARGPAPLSRVFVGDIGRWYQGLHERNGVNVRCGSALEAIEWGINGAVVTLTNGSVINADIVVAGVGSTPAVEWLANSGVEITNGLACTPDLMTSVPNVVAAGDIVSWRNPIFDEEMRVEHWTNAIDQGRHAAATLLGNRDPFASVPYFWTDQFDTKMRFVGRTTGADHTNIETLSDDKLVATFGRDGVVIGAVCIGAPRQLAKYKVAIQNRTPWDEAVEASLIAAR from the coding sequence GTGGATCGCGTCGTGATCGTCGGAGGGTCGCTCGCCGGGGTTAACGCCGCAGAAGCACTTCGTGAGCACGGCTTCGAGGGAGATCTCACGCTGATCTCCGCAGAAGAGAGCTTGCCTTATGACAGGCCGCCCTTGTCTAAGCAGATGCTTCTCACGGACATGGCACCAGAACAATTGCTGCTCAAGGAGTCTGACTGGTACGAGAAGAACGGGCTCGACGTTGTTCTCGGGAATCCTGCGCGCGGCCTCGATCCGATAGCGCAACGCGTTGCGCTAAGCGATGGCACCGAACGTGAGTACGACGGTCTGGTTCTTGCTACTGGATCCGCGGTGCGTGAGCTTTCTGTGGTTCATGGAGAACCTAGGCTGCACGTGTTGCACTCGATGGATGATGCCATCAGGCTGAGAGCAGAGTTTGCTCCGGGAAAGCATTTGGTGCTTGTCGGCGGTGGCTTTATCGGTCTTGAGGTCGCGGCTGCTGCCCGGTGGCAGGGACTTGATGTCACGGTTATCGCGAGAGGACCGGCACCACTCTCACGAGTATTTGTCGGTGATATCGGGCGCTGGTACCAGGGCCTGCATGAACGCAATGGCGTGAACGTGCGGTGTGGCAGTGCGCTCGAGGCGATCGAATGGGGCATCAATGGTGCTGTTGTCACGTTAACAAATGGCAGCGTCATCAATGCCGACATTGTTGTTGCTGGTGTTGGCTCAACGCCTGCCGTTGAGTGGCTCGCAAACAGCGGGGTAGAAATCACTAATGGTCTTGCGTGCACTCCAGACTTGATGACCTCAGTGCCGAACGTTGTTGCTGCAGGAGACATCGTTAGTTGGCGCAATCCGATCTTCGATGAGGAGATGCGCGTCGAACATTGGACGAATGCTATTGATCAAGGTCGCCATGCTGCGGCCACGCTTCTCGGCAACCGGGATCCTTTCGCTTCGGTCCCATATTTTTGGACGGACCAGTTCGATACCAAGATGCGTTTCGTCGGTCGCACGACTGGTGCGGATCACACAAATATCGAAACTCTGTCAGACGACAAACTTGTCGCAACCTTTGGGCGCGACGGGGTGGTGATCGGTGCTGTCTGCATCGGCGCCCCACGCCAGCTCGCGAAATACAAAGTCGCGATTCAGAACCGCACACCTTGGGATGAAGCTGTCGAGGCCTCGCTCATTGCGGCACGTTAG